The Agromyces sp. 3263 DNA segment GGGAACTCGAGCGGGTCGAACGGCGGCACGATCTCGTCGCGGAGCACGAAGCGCTCGGGCGACACCGGCGCGACCGCTGCCCCGGCCAGCGCGCCCACGACCACGGCCCCCACGACGACCGAGGCCGTGCCGACGACCTTCTGGCGGCGCAGGCGCCTGGCACCGTCCCCACTCGCCTCGACGGTCGTTCCGCGATGCCAGGCGATCCAGACGAGGGCGATGACGGCGAAGGAGACGCCGCGGACCCCGGCGAAGAACGCCTCGTCGGTGCCGAGCAGGATCCCCGACAGGTAGAGCACGATCGGGCCGATGAGGAGCACGCTCGCGCGGAGCGCCGTGCGGCGCTTCGGGAGCCAGCGCGTGGCGAGCATCGTGCCGACGAGCGACACGAGCCAGGCGGCGAAGTACGGCACCACGGCGACGTAGTAGGGCGCCTCGACCGGCGTGCCGATCGTGACGATGTCGGCCCAGCCGTACACCGCGCCGAATGCGAGCCCCGTGAGGGACGCGAGCGAGGGCAGCACGCCGAAGAGCGCCTCCCCGGGCATGGTGAACGGACTGCCGAGCAGGAAGTAGGCTGCGAGGCCGACGAGCACCGTGGTCAGGACGCCGAGCCGCCACAGGGCGCCCGCGACGGCGACGAGGGTGCCGACGACGAGTCCGGCCCCCGCCGCGAGCATGAAGTTCAGGTCGCCGAAGGACGTCTCGTACCCGATGATGCCGAGCACGGACAGCAGGCTGAGGACGAGGATGTCGCTCGTCACGTTGCGGGGAAGTCGGTTCACGGCCGGACCCTCCTGACCAGTCGCGGCAGGTCGGCCAGGTCGCCGACGGTCACGACCGTGGTGCCCGCGACCTTCGTGATGGTGCTGGATGCGCCGAGCTCGACGCGGAACGCGATCGTGACCGTGTCGGCGCCGAAGAGGGTCTCGATGGAACGGAACTCGGCGACCGGCAGGAGGGAGCCGCCGACGGCGATCACGACGCTCGGTGCCGGGAGGCGCTTGGTGGCGTCCCGCACGAAGTCGCGCACGGTCGGGAACCGCCGCTCGACCGGCTCGATGCGCGACGAATCGTCGAGGAGCACGGTCGGGGTCGCGGTGCGAAGGGCGATCGACTCCGTGACGACCGCGAGGCGCGTCGCGTCGCGGATGACCTGCACGCCGATCGAGGCGAGCAGCGACACGGCGAGCTCGAACTCGTCATCCGAGGCGTACCGGGCGCGCTCCGTCACCTGCACGAGCACGAGCTGCGAGCGGCGCGTCTCCTCGTACTGGCGCACCATGAGCTGCCCGGTGCGCGCGGAGGTGCGCCAGTGCACGTTCCGCAGGGCGTCGCCGGGCTCGTAGGCCCGCAGGGCGTGGAAGGAGATGTCGTTGTTCGTGATGACCTTGGTGATCTCGCCCTCGAGGTCGCGCACGAGGCCCGCCGCGGACGGCCGGAGCCGAGCGGTGACCGGATGCACGAACAGCTCCACGGGGTCGGTCCAGCGCACCATGCGGCGCAGGATCCCGAGCTGGTCGCCGCGCACCGACACGGCCGGCCCGGCGATGATGACGGCGCGTCGGTTCGTCGGAACCGCGAACAGCTCCTCGTGCTCCGCATCGGGAGCGAGTGAGGGGACGACGAACTCGGCGAGGCCCGCTCCGACCGGCAGCTCGATGCGGGACGGCGCCGAGGGCGTGGCCCCCGCGTTGGTCACGAGGAGCCGCCCGAACGCCCGCTCCCCCGCGACGACGCGCGCGGGCTGGAGCTGG contains these protein-coding regions:
- a CDS encoding DUF58 domain-containing protein codes for the protein MTAEPGAQTTPSQTRIAFRAVGRSLAASARSIAGRLAHVARAVAEFCAPVTGVVSTVGWLVLAAAAVSLVIAFTFGWIEFAFLGFTLLAAVLVSVAFVFGRMHFRVGIQLQPARVVAGERAFGRLLVTNAGATPSAPSRIELPVGAGLAEFVVPSLAPDAEHEELFAVPTNRRAVIIAGPAVSVRGDQLGILRRMVRWTDPVELFVHPVTARLRPSAAGLVRDLEGEITKVITNNDISFHALRAYEPGDALRNVHWRTSARTGQLMVRQYEETRRSQLVLVQVTERARYASDDEFELAVSLLASIGVQVIRDATRLAVVTESIALRTATPTVLLDDSSRIEPVERRFPTVRDFVRDATKRLPAPSVVIAVGGSLLPVAEFRSIETLFGADTVTIAFRVELGASSTITKVAGTTVVTVGDLADLPRLVRRVRP